Proteins encoded within one genomic window of Actinoplanes octamycinicus:
- a CDS encoding electron transfer flavoprotein subunit beta/FixA family protein has product MNIVVLVKQVPDSGAERTLSASDNTVERGSASNVINEMDEYAIEEALKIKEAHGGEVTVLTVGPSGATESIRKALSMGPDKAVHVQDDALHGSCAVATSKVLAAALGRLNADLILCGAESTDGRVQVIPHMLAERLGVAALTGARKLTVDGGQLTIERQTDEGYEVVTAATPAIVSVWDTINEPRYPSFKGIMAAKKKPLESLSLGDLGVSADEVGFAGATSQVLEFAKRPARTGGAKVTDEGNGGEQLVAYLTTEKFV; this is encoded by the coding sequence ATGAACATCGTCGTACTGGTGAAGCAGGTGCCCGACTCCGGTGCCGAGCGCACCCTGAGCGCGAGCGACAACACGGTCGAGCGCGGCTCGGCGAGCAACGTCATCAACGAGATGGACGAGTACGCCATCGAGGAGGCGCTGAAGATCAAGGAGGCGCACGGTGGCGAGGTGACCGTGCTGACGGTCGGCCCGTCCGGCGCGACCGAGTCGATCCGCAAGGCGCTCTCCATGGGCCCGGACAAGGCCGTCCATGTGCAGGACGACGCCCTGCACGGCTCCTGCGCGGTGGCCACCTCCAAGGTGCTCGCCGCCGCCCTGGGCCGGCTGAACGCCGACCTGATCCTGTGCGGCGCCGAGTCCACCGACGGCCGCGTCCAGGTCATCCCGCACATGCTGGCCGAGCGGCTCGGCGTGGCCGCGCTGACCGGCGCGCGCAAGCTCACGGTGGACGGCGGGCAGCTGACCATCGAGCGGCAGACCGACGAGGGCTACGAGGTGGTCACCGCCGCGACCCCGGCGATCGTCAGCGTCTGGGACACCATCAACGAGCCGCGGTACCCGTCCTTCAAGGGCATCATGGCCGCCAAGAAGAAGCCGCTGGAGAGCCTGTCCCTGGGCGACCTCGGCGTCTCCGCCGACGAGGTCGGCTTCGCCGGCGCCACCAGCCAGGTGCTGGAGTTCGCCAAGCGCCCGGCCCGCACCGGCGGCGCCAAGGTCACCGACGAGGGCAACGGCGGCGAGCAGCTCGTCGCGTACCTCACCACCGAGAAGTTCGTCTGA
- a CDS encoding YidH family protein: MSGGLKHWFDPESAHTEGTTPDYRFSLANERTFLAWIRTGLALIAGGLACAQFLPPLPIARLREIIAIALLVLGGGVALRAVDHWARAERAMRLGVDLPRSRFPAILAIAVALGAVVLVGTVLYRMVT, translated from the coding sequence GTGTCGGGTGGCCTCAAACACTGGTTCGATCCGGAGAGCGCCCATACCGAGGGCACCACTCCGGACTACCGGTTCTCGCTGGCCAACGAACGGACCTTCCTGGCCTGGATCCGCACCGGGCTGGCGCTGATCGCCGGCGGGCTGGCCTGCGCCCAGTTCCTGCCGCCGCTGCCGATCGCCCGGTTGCGCGAGATCATCGCGATCGCGCTGCTGGTGCTCGGCGGCGGCGTCGCCCTGCGGGCGGTGGATCACTGGGCCCGGGCCGAGCGGGCCATGCGGCTCGGCGTCGACCTGCCCCGCTCCCGGTTCCCGGCGATCCTGGCGATCGCCGTGGCGCTCGGCGCGGTGGTGCTGGTCGGCACGGTCCTCTACCGGATGGTCACGTGA
- a CDS encoding DUF202 domain-containing protein, whose protein sequence is MTARDPGASPERTRLAWRRTGLSAAAVALLAARPAFHPGAGPAEWLIAAAAMGGWAALAALALHRAPGLRARPPHPAPRSIRAYALITAALAVIGGLVVML, encoded by the coding sequence GTGACCGCCCGTGATCCCGGAGCCTCGCCGGAACGCACCCGGTTGGCCTGGCGGCGCACCGGCCTGTCCGCGGCCGCGGTGGCGCTGCTCGCCGCCCGCCCCGCGTTCCACCCCGGCGCCGGCCCGGCCGAGTGGCTGATCGCCGCCGCCGCGATGGGCGGCTGGGCCGCGCTGGCCGCCCTCGCCCTGCACCGCGCGCCCGGCCTGCGGGCCCGGCCGCCCCACCCGGCGCCCCGCTCGATCCGGGCCTACGCGCTGATCACCGCGGCGCTCGCGGTCATCGGCGGGCTGGTTGTCATGCTCTGA
- a CDS encoding PLDc N-terminal domain-containing protein: MVRLFIFVAAVALVLLILALIACLSAERVRVMPRLLWVLVVLFLPLAGPIAYFLWGRPVSRPARRRAARPSAPDDDPDFLRSMDTEQSRRDREMLARWERELRENDEQQP, encoded by the coding sequence ATGGTCCGGTTGTTCATCTTCGTGGCCGCGGTCGCGCTGGTCCTGCTGATCCTTGCGCTCATCGCCTGCCTGTCGGCGGAGCGTGTGCGGGTCATGCCGCGACTGCTCTGGGTCCTGGTCGTGCTGTTCCTCCCGCTGGCCGGGCCGATCGCCTACTTCCTGTGGGGCCGCCCGGTGAGCCGGCCGGCCCGCCGCAGGGCCGCTCGCCCGTCCGCGCCGGACGACGATCCGGACTTCCTGCGCTCGATGGACACCGAGCAGTCCCGCCGGGACCGGGAGATGCTCGCCCGGTGGGAGCGCGAGCTGCGGGAGAACGACGAGCAGCAGCCGTGA
- a CDS encoding acetolactate synthase — protein MSMPIEGHGGELALAALRAFGVTEMFTLSGGHVFPLYAAAHESGFGLYDVRHEQSAVFAAEAVAKLQRRPGLAVLTAGPGVTNGISGLTSAHFNGSPVLVLGGRAPAFRWGAGSLQELDHVPLVAPVTRYAATVTDTAEIPGQIGAALTAALTPHRGPAFLDLPLDVIFSTSAAAVPGVPAIPVVEPDPDEVRRAAVLLRDAARPVIVAGSDVWAGDAIAELRAAAEALQVPVFTNGMGRGALPPGHPLAFSRARRVALAQADVVAVVGTPLDFRLGFGDFGAARVVHVVDAAGQRATHVTPAVSPAGDLRATLAGLAASGADHAEWIAGLRVAEDAARVRDAELMAAESDPIKPARVYGELRRILAPDAVTIGDGGDFVSYAGRFLEPAQPGTWLDPGPYGCLGTGLGYAMGARVTHPGRQICVLLGDGAAGFSLMDVESLVRQGLPVVLVVGNNGMWGLEKHPMRAMYGFDVAADLQPGIRYDEVVRALGGAGETVAKASEVGAALRRAFDAGVPYLVNVLTDPADAYPRSSVLA, from the coding sequence GTGAGCATGCCGATCGAGGGGCACGGCGGGGAGCTGGCGCTGGCCGCGCTCCGGGCGTTCGGGGTGACCGAGATGTTCACCCTCTCCGGCGGGCACGTCTTCCCGCTCTACGCGGCCGCCCACGAGTCCGGCTTCGGGCTGTACGACGTCCGGCACGAGCAGTCCGCGGTGTTCGCCGCCGAGGCGGTGGCCAAGCTGCAGCGCCGGCCCGGCCTGGCCGTGCTCACCGCCGGGCCCGGGGTGACCAACGGCATCTCCGGCCTGACCAGCGCGCACTTCAACGGCTCCCCGGTGCTGGTGCTCGGCGGCCGGGCGCCGGCCTTCCGCTGGGGCGCGGGCAGCCTGCAGGAGCTCGACCACGTCCCGCTGGTCGCCCCGGTGACCAGGTACGCCGCCACGGTCACCGACACCGCCGAGATCCCCGGGCAGATCGGCGCGGCGCTGACCGCCGCGCTCACCCCGCACCGCGGCCCGGCCTTCCTCGACCTCCCGCTCGACGTGATCTTCTCCACCTCGGCGGCGGCCGTCCCCGGCGTCCCGGCGATCCCGGTCGTCGAGCCCGACCCGGACGAGGTGCGCCGGGCCGCCGTCCTGCTGCGCGACGCGGCCCGCCCGGTGATCGTGGCCGGTTCGGACGTCTGGGCCGGCGACGCGATCGCCGAGCTGCGGGCCGCCGCGGAGGCGTTGCAGGTGCCGGTCTTCACCAACGGGATGGGCCGCGGCGCGCTGCCGCCCGGGCATCCGCTGGCCTTCTCCCGGGCCCGCCGGGTCGCGCTCGCCCAGGCCGACGTGGTCGCCGTCGTGGGCACCCCGCTGGACTTCCGGCTGGGCTTCGGCGACTTCGGCGCGGCCCGGGTGGTGCACGTGGTCGACGCGGCCGGGCAGCGGGCCACCCACGTCACCCCGGCGGTCTCCCCGGCCGGCGACCTGCGGGCCACGCTCGCCGGGCTGGCCGCGTCCGGCGCGGACCACGCGGAGTGGATCGCCGGGCTGCGGGTCGCCGAGGACGCCGCCCGGGTCCGCGACGCCGAGCTGATGGCCGCCGAGAGCGATCCGATCAAGCCGGCCCGGGTCTACGGCGAGTTGCGCCGGATCCTCGCGCCGGACGCCGTGACCATCGGTGACGGTGGGGACTTCGTCTCCTACGCCGGGCGGTTCCTGGAGCCGGCTCAGCCGGGCACCTGGCTCGACCCGGGGCCGTACGGGTGTCTGGGGACCGGCCTGGGCTATGCGATGGGCGCCCGGGTGACCCATCCGGGCCGGCAGATCTGCGTGCTGCTCGGCGACGGCGCGGCCGGGTTCTCGCTGATGGACGTGGAGTCGCTGGTCCGCCAGGGGCTGCCGGTGGTGCTGGTGGTCGGCAACAACGGCATGTGGGGCCTGGAGAAACACCCGATGCGGGCGATGTACGGCTTCGACGTGGCGGCCGACCTGCAGCCGGGGATCCGGTACGACGAGGTGGTCCGGGCGCTGGGCGGGGCGGGGGAGACGGTGGCGAAGGCGTCCGAGGTCGGGGCGGCGCTGCGGCGGGCCTTCGACGCCGGGGTGCCCTATCTGGTCAACGTGCTGACCGATCCGGCCGACGCCTACCCGCGCAGCTCCGTCCTGGCCTGA
- a CDS encoding Hsp70 family protein codes for MSIDQGGPKYALGIDFGTSNTVAVARWPDGRARPILVDGSPLLPSAVYADAEGNLLVGRDAVHSARLEPARFEPNPKRRVDDGLVLLGEQEFDVVDLITGVLARVVEEWHRAVGPYRPETTLTCPATWGATRRTLLAEAAARAGLSGARLVAEPVAAATYFAEVLGRDVPIGSVLMVHDFGAGTFDASLVSRTATGFEVLAVDGRDDLGGLDVDAALVEHLRTDAWQRLLEPSTVEERRARRQLWDDVRIAKERLSRAQAADFVVPLLDTEVHLTRDELEQVARPVLEQTVRITRNLLTFADLPEGRLAGVFLVGGASRIPLMATLLHRELGEPPVVIEQPELVVAEGSILAGAALLASEPAAPGPTAELRLPSQSLPEFGSPSSPEFGSPSVPEFGEPTTPSARERPEQPAQPEVTAEPELPVMTQPVAAQSIPEAAGSALPARVPGAAAGPLPAAAGPAPERTTAEPDQPAARSGPQPSVDDRETEIRPELVVPPHMRPPVDPWPDAEPPHWRHDPDATMPTSPPHHEVRTPAVRGEKPGPKTTSNRPANPVVAHARPVSPVTGSARPVSGRAVVAAPRPPSVPQQPARKPPKSAPPQVKQQKKAKPKRRRSRLLRFFQVLLSLLTMICVPVAALIVAYGYGNPGTWQEDAVDVFKQIASLVHL; via the coding sequence ATGTCCATCGACCAGGGTGGTCCGAAGTATGCCCTCGGCATCGACTTCGGCACCTCCAACACCGTCGCCGTCGCGCGGTGGCCGGACGGACGTGCCCGGCCGATCCTGGTCGACGGCTCGCCGCTGCTGCCGTCCGCGGTCTACGCCGACGCGGAGGGCAACCTGCTGGTCGGCCGGGACGCGGTGCACAGCGCCCGGCTGGAGCCGGCCCGCTTCGAGCCGAACCCGAAACGCCGGGTCGACGACGGCCTGGTCCTGCTCGGCGAGCAGGAGTTCGACGTCGTCGACCTGATCACCGGGGTGCTCGCCCGGGTGGTCGAGGAGTGGCACCGGGCGGTCGGGCCGTACCGGCCGGAGACCACGCTGACCTGCCCGGCGACCTGGGGCGCGACCCGGCGCACGCTGCTCGCCGAGGCGGCCGCCCGGGCCGGGCTGTCCGGCGCCCGGCTGGTCGCCGAGCCGGTCGCGGCGGCCACCTACTTCGCCGAGGTGCTCGGCCGCGACGTGCCGATCGGCTCGGTGCTGATGGTGCACGACTTCGGCGCCGGCACCTTCGACGCCAGCCTGGTCTCCCGCACCGCCACCGGCTTCGAGGTGCTCGCCGTCGACGGGCGGGACGACCTGGGTGGCCTGGACGTGGACGCGGCCCTGGTCGAGCACCTGCGGACGGACGCGTGGCAGCGGCTGCTGGAGCCGTCCACGGTCGAGGAGCGCCGGGCCCGCCGGCAGCTCTGGGACGACGTGCGGATCGCCAAGGAGCGGCTGTCCCGGGCCCAGGCCGCCGACTTCGTGGTGCCGCTGCTGGACACCGAGGTGCACCTGACCCGCGACGAGCTGGAGCAGGTCGCCCGCCCGGTGCTGGAGCAGACCGTCCGGATCACCCGGAACCTGCTGACCTTCGCCGACCTGCCGGAGGGGCGGCTGGCCGGGGTCTTCCTGGTCGGCGGGGCGAGCCGGATCCCGCTGATGGCCACGCTGCTGCACCGGGAGCTGGGCGAGCCGCCGGTGGTGATCGAGCAGCCCGAGCTGGTGGTGGCCGAGGGCAGCATCCTGGCCGGGGCGGCGCTGCTGGCGTCCGAGCCGGCCGCGCCCGGGCCGACCGCCGAGCTGCGGCTGCCGTCGCAGTCGTTGCCGGAGTTCGGGTCGCCGTCATCGCCGGAGTTCGGGTCGCCGTCGGTGCCGGAGTTCGGCGAGCCGACGACGCCGTCCGCGCGGGAGAGACCGGAGCAGCCGGCGCAACCGGAGGTGACGGCCGAGCCGGAGCTGCCGGTGATGACCCAGCCGGTCGCGGCGCAGTCGATCCCGGAGGCGGCCGGGTCGGCCCTGCCGGCCCGGGTGCCGGGCGCCGCCGCCGGTCCGCTGCCGGCCGCCGCCGGTCCGGCGCCGGAGCGGACCACCGCCGAGCCCGACCAGCCGGCGGCCCGGTCCGGCCCGCAGCCCAGCGTGGACGACCGGGAGACCGAGATCCGCCCGGAGCTGGTGGTCCCGCCGCACATGCGGCCGCCGGTCGACCCGTGGCCGGACGCCGAGCCGCCGCACTGGCGGCACGATCCGGACGCGACGATGCCGACCAGCCCACCCCACCACGAGGTGCGCACCCCGGCCGTACGCGGAGAGAAACCCGGACCGAAGACCACCTCGAACCGGCCGGCGAACCCGGTGGTGGCGCATGCCCGCCCGGTCTCCCCGGTCACCGGGTCGGCGCGCCCGGTCTCCGGGCGGGCCGTGGTCGCCGCGCCGCGCCCGCCGAGCGTGCCGCAGCAACCGGCGCGGAAGCCGCCGAAATCCGCGCCGCCGCAGGTCAAGCAGCAGAAGAAGGCGAAGCCGAAACGGCGCCGGAGCCGGCTGCTGCGCTTCTTCCAGGTGCTGCTGAGCCTGCTCACGATGATCTGCGTGCCGGTGGCCGCGCTGATCGTGGCGTACGGCTACGGCAACCCCGGCACCTGGCAGGAGGACGCCGTCGACGTGTTCAAGCAGATCGCGAGCCTGGTGCACCTGTAG
- a CDS encoding enoyl-CoA hydratase/isomerase family protein — protein sequence MGEFVRLEIADGIGTIRLERPPMNALNVQVQDELREAATAAAGDPAIRAVIVWGGPAVFAAGADIRDFATISYPDMVARASALTGAIDAVARIPKPVVAAITRFALGGGCELALACDWRVVAEDAKLGQPEIKLGLIPGAGGTQRLARLIGPARAKELIFSGRMVDAAEAERIGLADRVVPADRVYETAVELVRPFVTGPALALRAAKQAIDAGLSMDLASGLALESHLFAGLFATDDRVEGTTAFVEKRKPEFTGQ from the coding sequence GTGGGCGAGTTCGTACGGCTGGAGATCGCGGACGGGATCGGCACGATCCGGCTCGAACGACCCCCGATGAACGCGCTGAACGTCCAGGTCCAGGACGAGCTGCGGGAGGCCGCCACGGCCGCGGCCGGCGACCCGGCGATCCGCGCCGTGATCGTCTGGGGCGGCCCGGCGGTGTTCGCGGCCGGCGCCGACATCCGCGACTTCGCCACGATCAGCTACCCGGACATGGTGGCCCGCGCCTCGGCGCTCACCGGGGCGATCGACGCGGTGGCCCGGATCCCCAAGCCGGTGGTGGCGGCGATCACCAGGTTCGCCCTGGGCGGCGGCTGCGAGCTGGCCCTGGCCTGCGACTGGCGGGTGGTCGCCGAGGACGCCAAGCTCGGCCAGCCGGAGATCAAGCTGGGCCTGATCCCGGGCGCCGGCGGCACCCAGCGGCTGGCCCGGCTGATCGGCCCGGCCCGGGCCAAGGAGCTGATCTTCTCCGGCCGGATGGTGGACGCCGCCGAGGCGGAGCGGATCGGGCTCGCCGACCGGGTGGTCCCGGCCGACCGGGTCTACGAGACCGCCGTCGAGCTGGTCCGCCCGTTCGTGACCGGCCCGGCGCTGGCGTTGCGTGCCGCCAAGCAAGCCATCGACGCGGGGCTCAGCATGGACCTGGCGTCCGGCCTGGCGCTGGAGTCGCACCTGTTCGCCGGTCTGTTCGCCACCGACGATCGGGTGGAGGGCACCACCGCTTTCGTCGAGAAGCGGAAGCCCGAGTTCACCGGACAGTGA
- a CDS encoding DUF6232 family protein — MTTYYRDPDVLITSSGIHMNGRDFRLPELLQVWHTKGARSWSVIAKRGALGLAILMPLVVGALAVGLALLLDLSTANTIALVIGGLLIGLAVVPAADLVLERVDRSYDLGSRTIEIWGRVRGGEVLLLRTTNAQRFGRIYRALQRAMEPAIRR; from the coding sequence ATGACCACGTACTACCGGGATCCGGACGTACTGATCACTTCGTCCGGGATCCATATGAACGGCCGCGATTTCCGGCTGCCCGAGCTGCTCCAGGTGTGGCACACCAAGGGCGCCCGGTCCTGGTCGGTGATCGCCAAGCGGGGCGCGCTCGGCCTGGCCATCCTGATGCCGCTCGTGGTCGGGGCGCTCGCCGTCGGGCTGGCGCTGCTCCTCGACCTCAGCACGGCGAACACCATCGCGCTGGTGATCGGCGGGCTGCTGATCGGGCTGGCCGTGGTGCCGGCCGCCGACCTGGTGCTGGAGCGGGTCGACCGGTCCTACGACCTCGGCAGCCGGACCATCGAGATCTGGGGCCGGGTGCGCGGCGGCGAGGTGCTGCTGCTGCGGACCACGAACGCGCAACGGTTCGGCCGGATCTACCGCGCCCTGCAGCGGGCCATGGAGCCGGCGATCCGGCGTTGA
- a CDS encoding DoxX family protein — MKKDAAALAGLLTTTGVLHFVAPKPFDAIVPGGLPGPARRWTYLSGVAELAVAAAVAHPRTRKAGGLAAAALFAAVFPANVKMAWDWRHAPPAKRAVAFGRLPLQAPLIAWALRVSR; from the coding sequence ATGAAAAAGGATGCCGCGGCGCTGGCCGGGTTGCTCACCACGACGGGCGTGCTGCACTTCGTGGCGCCGAAGCCGTTCGACGCGATCGTGCCGGGCGGGTTGCCCGGGCCGGCGCGGCGTTGGACGTACCTCAGCGGGGTCGCCGAATTGGCCGTGGCCGCGGCCGTCGCGCATCCCCGCACCCGGAAGGCCGGCGGCTTGGCCGCCGCCGCGCTGTTCGCGGCGGTCTTCCCGGCCAACGTGAAGATGGCCTGGGACTGGCGGCACGCCCCGCCCGCCAAGCGCGCCGTCGCCTTCGGCCGCCTGCCGCTGCAGGCTCCCCTGATCGCCTGGGCGCTCCGCGTTTCTCGCTGA
- a CDS encoding PAS domain-containing protein gives MRATRVRPTGIERTFGDHEMIVTKTDPRGVITYANDVFLRVSALPEAEAVGQPHNLIRHPDMPRAVFKLLWDVLAEQREIFAYVLNLAADGAHYWVLAHVTPSYDAGGRVVGYHSNRRRPSPSAVAAVSDLYASLRAVEARHSHTPDAVAAGYQALQDTLADRGMDYDELVWSLTNGGDR, from the coding sequence ATGAGAGCGACCCGGGTACGGCCCACCGGCATCGAGCGGACCTTCGGCGACCACGAGATGATCGTCACGAAGACCGATCCGCGCGGCGTGATCACCTACGCCAACGACGTCTTCCTGCGGGTGTCCGCGCTGCCCGAGGCCGAGGCGGTCGGCCAGCCGCACAACCTGATCCGGCACCCGGACATGCCGCGCGCGGTGTTCAAGCTGCTCTGGGACGTGCTCGCGGAGCAGCGCGAGATCTTCGCCTACGTGCTGAACCTGGCCGCCGACGGCGCGCACTACTGGGTCCTGGCGCACGTCACGCCGAGTTACGACGCCGGCGGCCGGGTGGTCGGCTACCACTCCAACCGGCGCCGCCCGAGCCCGTCCGCGGTAGCCGCGGTCAGCGACCTGTATGCGAGCCTGCGCGCCGTGGAGGCCCGGCACAGCCACACCCCGGACGCGGTCGCGGCCGGCTACCAGGCGCTTCAGGACACCCTGGCCGACCGCGGCATGGACTACGACGAGCTGGTGTGGTCGCTGACCAACGGGGGCGACCGGTGA
- a CDS encoding methyl-accepting chemotaxis protein, with translation MRPAADPLVTIAEVCRRMTAGDFEARLPPIGDTEAALAARTAVNGLLDRLDAFAREAGAASAAAAAGRFHRRFLTTGLQGTFRLAAEQINESVTAMRRNADQIAAATRARHALADELESAVLTVSEQVATAATEMGASANGLASFARGAVADAERGLGTVTSLRSASEEIRHAVDLINQVASQTRLLALNATIEAARAGEAGRGFSVVANEVKTLANETSASSEEIMGQVNTVQQTAAEAVGVLEAVSRSFREINNLIDGIAVAVDGGGAAGTTGLSQLAEVLRAEVTRFLTTARQS, from the coding sequence GTGAGGCCGGCGGCCGACCCGCTGGTCACCATCGCCGAGGTCTGCCGGCGGATGACCGCCGGTGACTTCGAGGCGCGGCTGCCCCCGATCGGCGACACCGAGGCCGCGCTGGCCGCCCGGACCGCGGTGAACGGCCTGCTGGACCGGCTGGACGCGTTCGCCCGGGAGGCCGGCGCCGCCTCCGCCGCGGCCGCCGCCGGCCGCTTCCACCGGCGGTTCCTGACCACCGGGCTGCAGGGCACGTTCCGGCTGGCCGCCGAGCAGATCAACGAGTCGGTGACCGCGATGCGCCGCAACGCCGACCAGATCGCCGCGGCCACCCGCGCCCGGCACGCCCTGGCCGACGAGCTGGAATCCGCGGTGCTGACCGTTTCCGAGCAGGTGGCGACGGCGGCCACCGAGATGGGCGCGTCGGCGAACGGGCTGGCCAGCTTCGCCCGGGGCGCGGTCGCCGACGCCGAGCGCGGGCTGGGCACGGTCACCTCGCTGCGCAGCGCGTCCGAGGAGATCCGGCACGCCGTCGACCTGATCAACCAGGTCGCCTCGCAGACCCGCCTGCTGGCGCTGAACGCGACCATCGAGGCGGCCCGGGCCGGCGAGGCGGGCCGCGGCTTCAGCGTGGTGGCCAACGAGGTGAAGACCCTCGCGAACGAGACCAGCGCGTCCAGCGAGGAGATCATGGGGCAGGTCAACACGGTGCAGCAGACCGCGGCCGAGGCGGTCGGCGTGCTGGAGGCGGTGAGCCGCAGCTTCCGCGAGATCAACAACCTGATCGACGGCATCGCGGTCGCGGTGGACGGCGGCGGCGCGGCCGGCACCACCGGGTTGTCGCAGCTGGCCGAGGTGTTACGCGCCGAGGTCACGCGTTTCTTGACGACCGCACGACAATCCTGA
- a CDS encoding ribokinase encodes MPASRTAKIAVVGSANMDLVGLAEKLPRPGETVLGDDFVMTPGGKGANQAIAAARAGGTTTFLGAIGSDSFGVTLGSRLAATGVDTTHLRTSYGSSGVAVIMVDRAGENSILVSPGANRTFLELTEEERACVAGADVLLCQQEIPLATVAAALTAGRAAGTRTILNAAPAMDLPPGLLDQVDLLVVNETEARAITGGSASDMAALLALVPRVVLTLSGNGSRYADRDGQDVQVPAYRVEVADTTAAGDAFCGALAVAWAEGRDLIEAVRWANAAGAACVRKVGASVALPSRDEIDEIFAVDLR; translated from the coding sequence ATGCCCGCTTCGAGGACAGCGAAGATCGCGGTCGTCGGCAGCGCGAACATGGACCTGGTCGGGCTGGCCGAGAAGCTGCCCCGGCCGGGCGAGACCGTGCTCGGCGACGACTTCGTGATGACGCCGGGCGGCAAGGGCGCCAACCAGGCGATCGCGGCCGCCCGGGCGGGTGGCACGACGACGTTCCTGGGGGCGATCGGGTCGGACTCGTTCGGGGTGACGCTGGGCTCGCGCCTGGCGGCGACCGGCGTCGACACCACCCACCTGCGGACCAGCTACGGCTCGTCCGGGGTCGCCGTGATCATGGTGGACCGGGCCGGGGAGAACTCGATCCTGGTCAGCCCGGGCGCCAACCGGACGTTCCTGGAGCTGACCGAGGAGGAGCGGGCCTGCGTCGCCGGCGCCGACGTGCTGCTCTGCCAGCAGGAGATCCCGCTGGCCACGGTGGCCGCGGCGCTGACCGCCGGCCGGGCCGCCGGAACCCGGACGATTTTGAACGCCGCGCCGGCCATGGACCTTCCGCCCGGCCTGCTCGACCAGGTCGACCTGCTGGTGGTCAACGAGACCGAGGCGCGGGCCATCACCGGTGGATCAGCTTCGGACATGGCGGCGCTGCTCGCCCTGGTGCCCCGGGTCGTGCTGACCCTCAGCGGCAACGGCTCGCGCTATGCCGACCGGGACGGCCAGGACGTGCAGGTGCCCGCCTATCGGGTCGAGGTCGCCGACACCACGGCGGCCGGTGACGCCTTCTGCGGCGCGCTCGCCGTGGCCTGGGCCGAGGGCCGTGACCTGATCGAGGCGGTGCGCTGGGCGAACGCGGCCGGGGCGGCCTGCGTCCGCAAGGTCGGCGCCAGTGTCGCGCTCCCGTCCCGCGACGAGATCGACGAGATCTTCGCGGTTGATCTTCGGTGA
- a CDS encoding ABC transporter ATP-binding protein → MDGVVEAAVTVPPDEDTVIAFDRVSVVRGGNHLINSLSWQVELDERWVVLGPNGAGKTTLLNIASGRLHPTRGQAWVLGDRLGRVDVNELRTRVGITTGRLADRIPPEEKVLDVVVTAAWSVVGRWREEYDPQDEARARQLLAQLGMSNFLDREFGTLSEGERKRTQIARALMTDPELMLLDEPTAGLDLGGREVLIGHLTELALDPDAPAMVLVTHHVEEIPPGFTHGLLLREGSVVAAGLLGEVMTAENLTKTFGLPLVVDRFGDRYTARAA, encoded by the coding sequence ATGGACGGCGTGGTTGAGGCTGCCGTAACCGTTCCGCCCGATGAGGACACCGTCATCGCGTTCGACCGCGTCAGCGTGGTCCGCGGCGGGAATCACCTGATCAACAGTTTGTCCTGGCAGGTCGAGCTGGACGAGCGATGGGTGGTGCTGGGTCCGAACGGGGCCGGCAAGACTACCCTGCTCAACATCGCCTCCGGCCGGCTGCACCCGACCCGCGGCCAGGCGTGGGTGCTGGGTGACCGGCTGGGCCGGGTCGACGTCAACGAGCTGCGCACCCGGGTCGGGATCACCACCGGCCGGCTCGCCGACCGGATCCCGCCGGAGGAGAAGGTGCTCGACGTCGTCGTCACCGCCGCCTGGTCGGTGGTCGGCCGCTGGCGCGAGGAGTACGACCCGCAGGACGAGGCCCGCGCCCGGCAGCTGCTCGCCCAGCTCGGCATGAGCAACTTCCTGGACCGGGAGTTCGGCACGCTCTCCGAGGGCGAGCGCAAGCGCACCCAGATCGCCCGGGCGCTGATGACCGACCCGGAGCTGATGCTGCTCGACGAGCCGACCGCCGGCCTCGACCTGGGCGGCCGGGAGGTGCTCATCGGGCACCTCACCGAGCTGGCCCTCGACCCGGACGCGCCGGCCATGGTGCTGGTCACCCACCACGTCGAGGAGATCCCGCCGGGCTTCACCCACGGCCTGCTGCTGCGCGAGGGCAGCGTGGTCGCGGCCGGCCTGCTCGGCGAGGTGATGACCGCGGAGAACCTGACGAAGACGTTCGGGCTGCCGCTGGTCGTGGACCGGTTCGGCGACCGGTACACGGCCCGGGCCGCCTGA